A DNA window from Nerophis ophidion isolate RoL-2023_Sa linkage group LG13, RoL_Noph_v1.0, whole genome shotgun sequence contains the following coding sequences:
- the LOC133564858 gene encoding uncharacterized protein LOC133564858 yields MAIKVCQLVGLPPQNSFVQGSIGTQRPAAIPASDQEPERDGYGHVGPASDRRLARRVGVPNNLTRNYSKGREDTVEVSGARTRTHYASRDCTLTLVTNWRTGRGSRRRVDGGIRKKGRRRDLAGFARSGEESTGFAKSDRVATRRLGRNPRTTQYNPQATGTNPKTSTTGRDRGNSASQGAIGTQRTAATPGNDQEVERDGYGHVGPASDRRLATVGVPNTLTRNYSKGRVNPALRVSVTSARIAYLWF; encoded by the exons ATGGCTATCAAGGTGTGtcaacttgtcggattacctcCTCAGAATTCttttgtccag gggTCAATTGGGACCCAGAGACCTGCGGCGATCCCCGCAAGCGACCAAGAGCCAGAGCGGGACGGGTACGGCCACGTAGGTCCCGCTAGTGACCggagactggcgaggagagtgggcgtACCCAATAATTTGACGCGGAACTACAGCAAAGGCAGG GAGGACACTGTGGAAGTGAGCGGAGCCCGGACACGGACCCACTACGCCTCTCGTGACTGTACCCTCACCTTGGTTACCAATTG GAGAACAGGCAGAGGAAGCAGGAGAAGAGTCGACGGAGGGATTCGGAAGAAGGGTCGACGGAGGGATTTGGCAGGCTTTGCCAGGAGCGGGGAAGAATCGACAGGCTTTGCCAAAAGCGACCGGGTGGCCACACGCAGGCTGGGAAGGAACCCCCGGACCACACAGTACAACCCGCAGGCTACCGGAACGAACCCCAAGACGTCCACAACAGGCAGGGACAGAGGAAACTCTGCCTCCCAA ggggCGATTGGGACCCAGAGAACTGCGGCGACTCCCGGAAACGACCAAGAGGTGGAGCGGGACGGGTACGGCCACGTAGGTCCCGCGAGTGACCGGAGACTAGCGACAGTGGGCGTACCCAATACTTTGACGCGGAACTACAGCAAAGGCAGGGTAAACCCTGCCTTGCgtgtaagtgtgacgtcagcccggATAGCGTATCTGTGGTTTTAG